The following proteins are co-located in the Acidimicrobiales bacterium genome:
- a CDS encoding cytochrome P450 translates to MSKVTPEDLYSESFNADPFPPWERLRHEQPLFRDTVAECWLLTRYDDVAAVLQDHETYSTRPYERMFTQVIGPTMVQMDGEDHDVRRKIIAPALMGRQLDENYVPLIEEVVGGLFDGLPREGSVDLVANVTWPLPVKVIATILGLEEELHPYLGDLASVVVEALAGEEPALSKGVAAHTEFSQRIDELITEREAVREKDLISAIAHGRTEDGERLSRQEIASFISLLLVAGGETTDRAIANFWWVLLQHPPVWESLRDDPSRLDAAFTEFMRRDGVVVYEDREVTTDVEWHGQLIREGEIVRVGLMSANNDETVFEDPRLFDLARSDLNLEGERRAGGRTGGRAHHLGFGLGKHFCIGYRLARAEVVIATRELLDRMPRVRVPEDTAPSLRVDWFHRHLDRLVVERA, encoded by the coding sequence ATGTCGAAGGTAACGCCCGAGGACTTGTACTCCGAGAGCTTCAACGCGGATCCGTTCCCACCGTGGGAGCGCCTGCGACACGAACAGCCGCTCTTCCGTGACACCGTGGCCGAGTGCTGGTTACTGACACGCTACGACGATGTGGCTGCGGTGCTGCAGGACCACGAGACCTACTCCACGAGACCGTACGAGCGCATGTTCACGCAGGTGATCGGGCCGACGATGGTCCAGATGGACGGCGAGGACCACGACGTGCGTCGCAAGATCATTGCGCCGGCGCTCATGGGGCGCCAACTGGACGAGAACTACGTTCCACTGATCGAGGAAGTGGTCGGAGGCCTTTTCGACGGTCTCCCACGCGAGGGCTCGGTGGATCTCGTCGCCAATGTCACCTGGCCGCTCCCGGTCAAGGTCATCGCTACGATCCTGGGGCTGGAAGAGGAACTTCATCCCTACCTCGGCGACCTGGCATCCGTGGTCGTCGAGGCCCTGGCGGGGGAGGAGCCGGCGCTCTCGAAGGGTGTCGCCGCTCACACCGAGTTCTCCCAGCGCATCGACGAGCTCATCACCGAGCGGGAAGCCGTTCGCGAGAAGGACCTCATCAGTGCAATCGCTCATGGAAGGACTGAAGACGGCGAACGGCTGTCGAGACAGGAGATTGCGTCGTTCATCAGCCTCCTGCTCGTCGCCGGTGGCGAGACGACGGACAGGGCCATCGCCAACTTCTGGTGGGTTCTGCTCCAGCATCCGCCGGTCTGGGAGTCGCTGCGTGACGATCCGTCCCGGCTCGATGCTGCGTTCACCGAGTTCATGCGGCGCGACGGCGTGGTTGTGTACGAGGATCGTGAGGTGACCACGGACGTCGAGTGGCATGGCCAACTGATCCGTGAAGGCGAGATCGTCCGTGTCGGACTGATGTCGGCCAACAACGACGAGACGGTCTTCGAAGACCCACGTCTCTTCGATCTCGCCCGTTCCGACCTGAACCTCGAGGGTGAGCGCCGTGCCGGTGGACGAACGGGTGGCCGGGCGCATCACCTCGGGTTCGGTCTGGGCAAGCACTTCTGCATCGGGTACCGACTCGCCCGGGCGGAGGTCGTGATCGCAACCCGCGAGCTGCTCGACCGAATGCCGCGTGTCCGGGTGCCCGAGGACACAGCCCCGTCCCTCAGGGTCGACTGGTTTCATCGGCACCTCGATCGCCTGGTGGTCGAACGTGCATAG
- a CDS encoding alcohol dehydrogenase catalytic domain-containing protein translates to MRAAVLNRYGAPLEFVERDPVEPGPGQVVVDVVACGVCGSDTFLQKGGFDSTMPIVPGHEAAGTIARVGPDVENLATGDPVAIYYIEHCGTCEMCEMGRVNMCLSVRRMGVEFDGAFATEVLIPARNAIPVQPGDDLAAVAVLTDAVATPYHALVRVGRVEAGATVVVFGVGGIGSNAVQIAAHLGCHVIAVSRSEEKLELAWELGASETIRADENVVEAVRSVCGPRGPEFVVQTVGSATVDEQAVATVGIGGKVLLIGASTDTFATRSVDLIWREASIHGSRGFVPDDIREVLDLHRRGLLRSDHLTSVQRPLDEANDALADLTAGRVLRSVLRPNG, encoded by the coding sequence ATGAGAGCCGCAGTACTCAACCGCTATGGGGCACCGCTGGAGTTCGTGGAGCGGGACCCCGTCGAACCGGGGCCGGGTCAGGTCGTCGTCGACGTGGTCGCATGTGGCGTCTGCGGCAGCGACACCTTCCTGCAGAAGGGCGGGTTCGACTCCACCATGCCCATCGTCCCGGGGCACGAAGCAGCGGGAACGATCGCGCGGGTCGGTCCCGACGTCGAGAACCTCGCTACCGGGGACCCGGTCGCGATCTACTACATCGAGCACTGCGGGACATGTGAGATGTGTGAGATGGGACGGGTGAACATGTGCCTGTCCGTGCGTCGGATGGGCGTCGAGTTCGATGGAGCATTCGCCACCGAGGTCCTCATCCCGGCGCGCAACGCCATTCCGGTCCAACCCGGTGACGATCTCGCTGCCGTGGCCGTTCTGACCGACGCGGTCGCCACGCCGTACCACGCGCTGGTGAGGGTCGGTCGCGTGGAGGCCGGCGCCACGGTCGTGGTGTTCGGCGTGGGTGGAATCGGCTCCAACGCCGTGCAGATCGCCGCACACCTCGGATGTCACGTGATCGCGGTGAGTCGCTCCGAGGAGAAGTTGGAGTTGGCCTGGGAACTCGGGGCGAGCGAGACGATCCGCGCCGACGAGAACGTCGTGGAAGCCGTGCGCTCCGTCTGCGGGCCGCGCGGGCCCGAGTTCGTGGTCCAGACGGTGGGTTCGGCGACGGTCGACGAGCAGGCCGTGGCGACGGTGGGGATCGGCGGCAAGGTTCTGCTGATCGGTGCCAGCACCGACACCTTCGCCACCCGGTCGGTCGACCTCATCTGGCGCGAGGCGTCCATCCACGGGTCGCGGGGGTTCGTGCCCGATGACATCCGCGAGGTACTCGACCTCCATCGTCGGGGCCTGTTGCGCAGCGACCACCTGACCTCGGTACAGAGGCCACTCGACGAGGCCAACGACGCCCTGGCCGATCTGACGGCGGGCCGGGTGTTGCGGTCCGTCCTGCGTCCGAACGGCTAG
- a CDS encoding SDR family NAD(P)-dependent oxidoreductase → MAGEFSDRVAVVTGGARGIGDAVVRALSEQGARVVSIDLIAPDEGREGVRYLSGDVADRGAMDAVFADIGAVEGTVDILVNNAGLQAVGRTRDFDPATWQKVLDVHLGGTFNCSALALGFMEDQGRGAIVSISSAAAIVGVPGRGPYTAAKGAISAFTRELAVEVAEQGIRVNAVAPGSTLTKLVQQGFDDGSTSVEWITDEIPMRRLADVDEIARVVRFLAGDEASYITGQTIVVDGGWTVQGMRHRPDWL, encoded by the coding sequence ATGGCTGGAGAGTTCTCGGACCGGGTCGCCGTGGTCACCGGCGGGGCGAGGGGGATCGGGGACGCCGTCGTTCGGGCGTTGTCCGAACAGGGCGCCCGCGTCGTCTCGATCGACCTGATCGCGCCGGACGAAGGTCGCGAAGGCGTGCGCTACCTGTCCGGCGACGTCGCCGACCGGGGCGCCATGGACGCCGTGTTCGCTGACATCGGCGCCGTCGAGGGCACCGTCGACATCCTCGTCAACAACGCCGGCCTGCAGGCGGTCGGACGCACCCGCGACTTCGACCCGGCAACCTGGCAGAAGGTGCTCGACGTCCATCTCGGAGGAACGTTCAACTGCAGCGCCCTCGCACTCGGATTCATGGAAGACCAGGGGCGGGGTGCGATCGTCTCCATCTCATCAGCAGCTGCGATCGTCGGCGTGCCGGGACGCGGCCCCTACACCGCGGCCAAGGGTGCCATCAGCGCCTTCACGCGGGAGCTCGCCGTCGAGGTCGCCGAGCAGGGGATCCGGGTGAACGCCGTGGCGCCCGGATCCACACTGACGAAGCTCGTCCAGCAGGGCTTCGACGACGGGTCGACGAGCGTGGAGTGGATCACCGACGAGATCCCGATGCGCCGGCTGGCCGACGTCGATGAGATCGCCCGAGTCGTACGTTTCCTGGCCGGTGACGAGGCGTCCTACATCACCGGCCAGACGATCGTCGTCGACGGTGGTTGGACCGTCCAGGGAATGCGCCACCGACCTGACTGGCTCTGA
- a CDS encoding LacI family DNA-binding transcriptional regulator, which yields MNIKDVASHLDVSPSTVSRVLNDHPDVSDAMRDRVMEAARELGYQPDFLAQSLRGGFTRTIGFVLRDLSNPIFADIVKGAETTLRDAGHALILANSEGDPDLDVRNVRILDQRRVDGMLLSLQSESREDLRRTVEELEIPIVLIDRDIPHADAGAVFCDHRSGVLAATDHLLELGHRRVAFISGPRDIRATRERLAGYQEAFRKRGLEEDDHLVRLGSYAREFGHAETLGLMAQRDRPTAVVSAGVQGTAGVLAACRELGLALGRDYSLVSCDEIDFMSFVDPPISVVRRDAALIGRMAGELLLEMVVGGEGARQVVLPTDYVPRGSSANPPSST from the coding sequence GTGAACATCAAGGACGTCGCGAGTCATCTCGACGTCTCCCCTTCGACGGTTTCGCGCGTTCTCAACGACCATCCCGACGTCAGCGACGCCATGCGTGATCGGGTCATGGAGGCCGCCCGGGAACTCGGCTATCAGCCCGACTTCCTCGCCCAGAGCCTGCGCGGAGGTTTCACCCGCACCATCGGCTTCGTCCTGCGCGACCTGTCGAACCCGATCTTCGCCGACATCGTGAAGGGGGCCGAGACGACCCTGCGTGATGCCGGGCACGCTCTGATCCTGGCCAACTCCGAGGGCGATCCCGATCTCGACGTCCGCAACGTGCGGATTCTCGACCAGCGCCGTGTCGACGGGATGTTGCTGTCCCTGCAGTCCGAGTCCCGCGAGGACCTGCGCAGGACCGTGGAGGAACTGGAGATCCCCATCGTCCTCATCGATCGCGACATCCCCCACGCCGACGCCGGCGCGGTCTTCTGTGACCACCGGTCCGGCGTTCTCGCGGCGACGGACCACCTACTCGAGCTGGGTCACCGCCGCGTCGCGTTCATCAGTGGCCCCCGCGACATCCGTGCGACCCGTGAGCGCCTGGCCGGCTACCAGGAGGCGTTCCGGAAGCGGGGGCTGGAAGAAGACGATCATCTCGTCCGGCTCGGGTCCTACGCCCGGGAGTTCGGTCATGCCGAGACACTGGGGCTCATGGCGCAACGTGATCGCCCCACAGCGGTCGTCTCCGCCGGGGTTCAGGGCACGGCCGGGGTTCTCGCAGCGTGTCGGGAGCTGGGCCTGGCCCTCGGACGCGACTACTCGCTCGTGTCATGCGACGAGATCGACTTCATGAGCTTCGTCGATCCGCCCATCAGTGTCGTGCGGCGTGACGCGGCCCTCATCGGCCGGATGGCCGGCGAACTCCTTCTGGAGATGGTCGTCGGTGGAGAAGGAGCACGCCAGGTCGTGCTCCCGACCGACTACGTCCCCCGAGGTTCGTCGGCCAACCCTCCCTCGTCGACCTAG
- a CDS encoding SMP-30/gluconolactonase/LRE family protein, which translates to MDTTVTTLATGIGHPEGPDVLPDGRIVMVETYTGKILVWGEDTGVEDYVICDGGPNACMLGSDGAVYITQNGGTVGEWKADVMSVPSIQRGWPDGRCEIVVSEVAGIPLQAPNDLTWGPDGRLYFTDPPDYTPEDRGIGRVFAVAPDGEGELLEEIPEAYPNGITAEPDGSIIWVESYESGVYRKRPGEPSELLCRLPEGHVPDGLKIDVNGNLWVTTFMGAVIDVLAPDGTLLKQVACGGVPLNCVFKGTDLYITDFGDIDHIPPGAFMGGRLTRIDAGVEGRPLFRGALA; encoded by the coding sequence ATGGACACGACGGTCACCACACTCGCAACAGGGATCGGACATCCGGAGGGTCCCGACGTGCTGCCCGACGGTCGGATCGTCATGGTCGAGACCTATACCGGGAAGATCCTGGTCTGGGGCGAGGACACCGGTGTCGAGGACTACGTGATCTGCGACGGAGGCCCGAACGCGTGCATGCTCGGGTCCGACGGCGCTGTCTACATCACCCAGAACGGCGGGACCGTCGGCGAGTGGAAGGCGGACGTGATGTCTGTTCCCTCGATTCAACGCGGCTGGCCCGACGGGCGGTGCGAGATCGTCGTCAGCGAGGTCGCCGGTATCCCGCTGCAGGCCCCGAACGATCTCACCTGGGGGCCCGACGGCCGTCTGTACTTCACCGATCCCCCTGACTACACGCCCGAAGACCGCGGGATCGGTCGTGTCTTCGCGGTCGCGCCCGACGGGGAGGGTGAGCTTCTCGAGGAAATCCCGGAGGCGTATCCGAACGGCATCACAGCGGAGCCGGACGGTTCGATCATCTGGGTCGAGTCCTATGAGAGTGGTGTCTACCGGAAGCGACCGGGCGAGCCATCCGAACTGCTGTGCCGTCTGCCCGAAGGGCACGTTCCCGACGGCCTGAAGATCGACGTGAACGGCAACCTCTGGGTGACGACCTTCATGGGAGCCGTCATCGATGTGCTTGCACCCGATGGCACGCTGCTGAAGCAGGTCGCGTGCGGGGGAGTCCCGCTCAACTGCGTTTTCAAGGGAACCGACCTCTACATCACGGACTTCGGTGACATAGACCACATCCCGCCCGGAGCCTTCATGGGCGGCCGCCTCACGCGCATCGACGCCGGCGTCGAAGGCAGGCCACTGTTCCGGGGCGCACTCGCGTGA
- a CDS encoding ABC transporter permease: MTDFGESGGSTRRPVPLARVESMRRLASRLPEEIGVAVALVALTAFIGWRRPLFIRSDNLINLATSSAFWGMLALGMVFLLAIREIDLSVGWAFNFSAVVCAQLIVSGLNPFVAALASILFGAVLGAANGMLSVLMGVPVLIVTLGTFSVFQGLSLVVNDSAAVVPSPETREGAYFDLVRYKLFGEIPFVLMALVTTAVALQVLLHHTRFGYRVLAVGSNPEAAMLAGLPIRRITVLVTAMVGALAGFSAALFVGFRGAVDPNTGSEFLLIVVAATIIGGTPLSGGSGTVVGALLGVLIIAVINSGIIFLGVEATWSAFVTGTVILVAVGIDRVLRVRRARSAVQYRDGF; the protein is encoded by the coding sequence GTGACCGACTTCGGCGAAAGCGGGGGCTCCACTCGCCGGCCGGTGCCGCTCGCTCGCGTCGAGTCGATGCGCCGTCTGGCAAGTCGGCTCCCTGAGGAGATCGGCGTAGCAGTGGCGCTGGTTGCCCTCACCGCGTTCATCGGCTGGCGGCGGCCGCTCTTCATCAGGTCCGACAACCTCATCAACCTCGCCACCAGTAGCGCGTTCTGGGGCATGCTCGCGTTGGGGATGGTCTTCCTACTTGCGATACGGGAGATCGACCTTTCGGTTGGCTGGGCATTCAACTTCTCCGCTGTCGTCTGCGCTCAACTGATCGTCTCGGGCCTGAATCCCTTCGTTGCCGCGCTTGCGTCGATCCTCTTCGGCGCTGTGCTCGGAGCCGCAAACGGGATGCTGTCGGTTCTGATGGGCGTACCTGTCCTCATCGTGACCCTCGGAACATTCTCGGTGTTCCAGGGCTTGTCGCTCGTCGTCAACGACTCAGCTGCGGTGGTCCCCTCCCCTGAGACGAGGGAGGGTGCGTACTTCGACCTCGTCCGCTACAAGCTCTTCGGGGAGATCCCGTTCGTGCTCATGGCGCTCGTCACCACCGCGGTGGCACTACAGGTGCTCCTCCATCACACTCGGTTCGGCTACCGCGTACTGGCGGTGGGCAGCAACCCCGAGGCCGCCATGCTCGCTGGACTACCGATACGTCGGATAACGGTTCTGGTCACTGCGATGGTGGGTGCTCTTGCAGGGTTCTCCGCTGCGCTGTTCGTCGGCTTCCGCGGCGCAGTCGACCCGAACACGGGAAGTGAGTTTCTCCTCATTGTCGTGGCGGCGACGATCATCGGTGGCACACCACTGTCCGGAGGCTCCGGAACCGTCGTCGGCGCACTGCTCGGCGTCCTGATCATCGCTGTTATCAACAGCGGAATCATCTTTTTGGGCGTCGAAGCGACGTGGAGTGCGTTCGTCACAGGAACGGTAATCCTGGTGGCGGTCGGCATCGACCGGGTCCTTCGAGTACGCCGAGCCCGCTCGGCCGTCCAGTACCGAGACGGATTCTGA
- a CDS encoding substrate-binding domain-containing protein codes for MTNRNSSKRWRGIVALFLVFAMFAAACGDDDDDSGAADGADEPSDGAGDGDGADEPSDGADDGNGAGDGDGTDEPSDDLTIAFVTHVIGNPFIQQIIDGAEAAASDLGVNLEVTGPAGGDADAQLVAAQNLVAAGADGLAMSVPGSSIAFGVNEIIDGGTPVVTFNLLDTSVEAPYVGERSVESGRILGGLVLEELGGAEATGTAIIGNCFPGFPVLENRAAGVEEALRAAPGLEVLGPFDVKVEVTENYAAWEALLAANPDAKALVGLCAPDVASLGQLKAANPDSEFIGAGYDLTAENLAEIEAGRAFASVGQTPFMQGYLPVFMLVDNLRNGTPLEQGFVDAGTQVLTIDGSIEPYGLPSLSFSEVQELAGSPEQTREFYQTLVDNVIPTWSDLIEPIENEAQ; via the coding sequence ATGACCAACAGAAACAGTTCCAAGAGGTGGCGGGGCATAGTCGCGCTGTTCCTCGTCTTCGCAATGTTCGCTGCGGCGTGCGGAGATGACGACGACGACAGTGGGGCCGCAGACGGTGCAGACGAACCGTCTGACGGTGCGGGTGACGGGGACGGCGCTGATGAACCGTCTGACGGCGCTGACGACGGAAACGGCGCGGGTGACGGAGACGGCACGGACGAACCGTCTGACGATCTCACCATTGCGTTCGTCACCCACGTGATCGGCAATCCGTTCATCCAGCAGATCATCGACGGCGCTGAAGCCGCCGCGAGCGACCTGGGGGTCAACCTCGAGGTGACCGGGCCTGCGGGCGGCGATGCCGATGCTCAACTGGTCGCGGCGCAGAACCTTGTCGCGGCCGGCGCCGACGGTCTCGCCATGTCGGTCCCGGGGTCGTCGATCGCGTTCGGCGTCAACGAGATCATCGACGGTGGGACCCCCGTGGTCACCTTCAACCTTCTGGACACCTCGGTCGAGGCGCCCTACGTCGGGGAGCGGTCAGTGGAATCGGGCCGCATTCTCGGCGGTCTGGTGCTCGAGGAGCTGGGCGGTGCCGAGGCAACTGGCACCGCGATCATCGGAAACTGTTTCCCGGGCTTTCCAGTCCTCGAGAATCGAGCAGCTGGTGTCGAGGAGGCGCTCCGGGCAGCACCTGGACTCGAGGTGCTCGGACCCTTCGACGTGAAGGTCGAAGTCACGGAGAACTACGCGGCGTGGGAGGCGCTACTGGCAGCGAATCCCGACGCGAAGGCGCTCGTGGGGCTGTGTGCTCCCGATGTCGCGAGTCTCGGCCAGCTCAAGGCCGCCAACCCGGATTCCGAGTTCATCGGCGCGGGCTACGACCTGACTGCAGAGAACCTCGCAGAGATCGAAGCAGGTCGAGCGTTCGCGTCCGTTGGGCAGACGCCCTTCATGCAGGGATACCTGCCTGTATTCATGCTCGTCGACAACCTGCGCAATGGGACTCCCCTCGAGCAGGGGTTCGTCGATGCCGGGACGCAGGTCCTCACGATCGACGGTTCGATCGAGCCTTACGGTCTGCCGTCCCTGTCGTTCAGCGAGGTCCAAGAGCTGGCAGGCTCACCTGAACAGACGCGGGAGTTCTACCAGACTCTCGTTGACAACGTGATCCCGACTTGGAGCGATCTGATCGAACCGATCGAGAACGAAGCCCAGTAG
- a CDS encoding sugar ABC transporter ATP-binding protein, translating into MNSPAAVLVATDLKKRYGGVQALRGLSLEVVAGEIHAILGENGAGKSTLMKILAGAERLTSGSIALDGVEVEIRDTRMAESAGIGIVHQELSLFPDRSVLANLMVGQEKTRFGLISPAAMRESVRDVAEVFGLTDHLRDRLATLPLGKQQLVELARVLLRNPRVLILDEPNSALSEEETAVLFGILRDLRERGTAILYVSHRLEEVFDLCDRVSVVRSGKNVLTASIADLSLGEVVLAMTGSAQGQNFPPLPPAPPDGAPPALTLAGLRVRETVRGVDLEVRRSEIIGLVGLDGAGVSTLLATLFGVVRTKSGAIVMHDGGKAPRSPGDAVRRGVSLVPADRKTHGLMLQRSMTENILHVTRGATSSTPTFISRRRSNMAADARASSLMVKYESVVQPVSGLSGGNQQKVVLAKWLEAEPEVFLLDDPTRGVDVGGKYEIHQIIASLAEQGGTVLFRSSDLAEVLGMSHRVAVFRRGVVVATVASKDTSKPELLAIMNGGGQEGLNAERPADQQGSR; encoded by the coding sequence GTGAACTCCCCGGCTGCGGTCCTGGTCGCTACGGACCTGAAGAAGCGCTATGGCGGCGTGCAGGCCTTGCGCGGCTTGTCGCTCGAGGTCGTAGCCGGGGAGATTCACGCCATATTGGGTGAGAACGGTGCAGGCAAGTCGACTCTCATGAAGATCCTCGCCGGCGCCGAACGGCTGACCTCCGGTTCCATCGCGCTCGATGGCGTGGAGGTCGAGATCAGGGACACCAGGATGGCGGAGTCGGCCGGTATTGGAATCGTCCACCAGGAGCTGAGTCTCTTTCCGGACCGGTCCGTCCTGGCGAATCTCATGGTGGGTCAGGAGAAGACACGTTTCGGTCTGATCTCGCCAGCGGCGATGCGCGAGAGCGTCAGGGACGTAGCGGAGGTCTTCGGGCTCACTGATCATCTGCGTGACCGGCTCGCGACTCTTCCACTCGGCAAACAGCAACTGGTCGAGCTCGCTCGTGTTCTCCTGCGGAATCCGAGAGTCTTGATTCTGGATGAGCCGAACTCAGCATTGAGTGAAGAAGAGACAGCCGTCCTGTTCGGGATCCTGCGGGACCTGCGGGAGCGGGGCACAGCGATCCTCTACGTGTCGCATCGCCTCGAAGAGGTGTTCGATCTGTGCGATCGGGTCTCTGTGGTCCGCTCCGGAAAGAACGTACTGACGGCCTCGATTGCGGACCTGAGCCTCGGAGAGGTCGTTCTCGCGATGACCGGCTCGGCCCAGGGCCAGAACTTTCCACCTCTACCGCCAGCTCCTCCGGACGGCGCGCCGCCCGCGCTGACCCTGGCTGGTCTGCGCGTGCGAGAGACGGTGCGCGGAGTCGACCTCGAAGTCCGCCGTTCCGAGATCATCGGCCTCGTCGGACTGGACGGTGCCGGTGTGTCGACCCTGCTCGCCACCCTGTTCGGGGTGGTCCGGACGAAGAGCGGGGCGATCGTGATGCACGACGGTGGAAAGGCGCCTCGATCGCCCGGCGATGCTGTGCGGCGCGGGGTGAGTCTGGTCCCCGCAGACCGCAAGACGCACGGGCTCATGCTCCAGCGATCGATGACCGAGAACATCTTGCATGTGACTCGCGGCGCCACCTCCTCTACCCCGACCTTCATCAGCCGTCGTCGATCGAACATGGCGGCTGATGCTCGAGCCTCGTCTCTCATGGTCAAGTACGAGTCCGTTGTTCAGCCCGTGTCCGGGCTCTCGGGGGGGAATCAACAGAAGGTCGTCCTCGCGAAGTGGCTGGAGGCTGAACCCGAGGTCTTCCTCTTGGATGATCCGACTCGTGGCGTCGACGTCGGTGGAAAGTATGAGATCCATCAGATCATTGCCAGCCTCGCCGAACAGGGAGGCACTGTTCTCTTCCGCTCGAGCGACCTTGCAGAAGTTCTCGGCATGTCGCACCGCGTCGCCGTTTTCCGCCGCGGAGTGGTTGTCGCCACGGTTGCGTCAAAGGACACCTCCAAGCCGGAACTCCTCGCCATCATGAACGGGGGCGGCCAGGAAGGACTGAACGCGGAGCGACCCGCAGATCAGCAGGGATCTCGATGA
- a CDS encoding SDR family NAD(P)-dependent oxidoreductase, translating into MIDLTGKRAMVSGAASGIGRAAAVRLATCGADVVGIDVDATGLEDLAGELSAMPVRVHTSVVDVTDEESVRLAVDHVRSEWGGLDIAVINAAVFLNGQDAPAHQLESEVWNKTIAVNLSGAFHLAKHALAVMVENGSGSVILTGSPTGMLGVSPTFDAYSASKGGVHGLMRVLAADYAPLGIRVNCVVPGFTDTASTAFIMNDDEARDALVATIPLGRPGTAWEVSAAVAFLASDEASYVTGSFCHVDGGITAV; encoded by the coding sequence GTGATCGATCTGACAGGCAAGCGAGCGATGGTGAGCGGGGCAGCGTCGGGGATCGGACGAGCCGCTGCCGTTCGTCTGGCGACGTGCGGAGCCGATGTCGTCGGGATCGACGTCGACGCGACGGGTTTGGAGGACCTCGCCGGTGAACTCAGCGCGATGCCCGTGCGCGTTCACACGTCTGTGGTGGACGTTACCGACGAGGAGTCGGTCAGGCTCGCGGTGGACCATGTCCGGTCGGAGTGGGGGGGGCTCGACATCGCTGTCATCAACGCAGCGGTCTTCCTCAACGGACAGGATGCGCCGGCTCATCAACTCGAATCCGAGGTCTGGAACAAGACAATCGCCGTGAATCTGAGCGGCGCCTTCCACCTCGCCAAGCACGCCCTCGCGGTGATGGTGGAGAACGGTTCCGGATCGGTCATCCTCACAGGGTCCCCGACAGGGATGCTCGGGGTCTCGCCGACCTTCGACGCGTACAGCGCCAGCAAGGGCGGCGTCCACGGCCTGATGCGCGTGCTCGCTGCGGACTACGCGCCACTCGGAATACGAGTGAACTGCGTCGTTCCCGGGTTCACCGATACGGCATCGACGGCGTTCATAATGAACGATGACGAAGCTCGCGACGCGCTCGTGGCGACCATACCCCTCGGTCGACCGGGCACTGCCTGGGAGGTGTCCGCAGCTGTGGCGTTCCTTGCATCTGACGAGGCGTCGTATGTGACGGGCTCCTTCTGTCATGTCGACGGAGGAATCACCGCCGTGTGA
- a CDS encoding glucose 1-dehydrogenase: MSQGVLEGKTALITGGGGGIGRGIAEGFARAGAELVLVGRSEAAASAAAEISASGASASAISCDVADRADLDEMFTETLHRLGHLDILVNCHGTAVASPTIDHDLEAWDRTLEVNLTSVFTLCRLAGTHMVERGSGKIINIASMYFFFGGVNVPAYTASKGGVAQLTKALSNEWAGRGVNVNAIAPGYIRTELNRHIWEDEVRSAEILGRIPSGRWGEPADMADPAVFLASDAARYVHGIVLPVDGGFMAR; the protein is encoded by the coding sequence ATGTCCCAAGGTGTTCTTGAAGGAAAGACAGCCCTCATCACCGGAGGCGGTGGTGGCATCGGCCGGGGAATCGCCGAGGGCTTCGCCCGGGCCGGTGCGGAACTCGTCCTCGTCGGTCGCTCCGAGGCTGCGGCCAGCGCAGCGGCTGAGATCAGCGCGAGCGGGGCGTCGGCCAGCGCCATCAGCTGCGACGTGGCCGATCGCGCCGACCTCGACGAGATGTTCACGGAGACGCTGCACCGCCTCGGCCACCTCGACATCCTCGTCAACTGCCACGGCACAGCCGTCGCCAGCCCCACGATCGACCACGACCTCGAGGCGTGGGACCGCACTCTCGAGGTCAATCTCACCTCGGTCTTCACGCTGTGTCGCCTGGCCGGGACCCACATGGTCGAGCGGGGCTCGGGAAAGATCATCAACATCGCGTCGATGTACTTCTTCTTCGGGGGAGTGAACGTTCCCGCCTACACCGCCAGCAAGGGTGGCGTGGCCCAACTCACCAAGGCCCTCTCCAACGAGTGGGCGGGGCGCGGAGTGAACGTCAACGCGATCGCGCCGGGGTACATCCGCACCGAACTGAACCGCCACATCTGGGAGGACGAGGTTCGCAGCGCCGAGATCCTGGGCCGGATCCCGTCAGGTCGATGGGGCGAGCCCGCTGACATGGCTGATCCCGCGGTGTTTCTCGCATCAGATGCCGCCCGCTACGTCCACGGCATCGTCTTGCCCGTGGACGGCGGATTCATGGCCCGCTGA